From the Mastacembelus armatus chromosome 14, fMasArm1.2, whole genome shotgun sequence genome, one window contains:
- the LOC113142737 gene encoding U2 snRNP-associated SURP motif-containing protein yields the protein MADKKGKPVTPIKTLTKKEQEELKKKEEEKAAEVFEEFLASFETSEKSGVKTFVRGGIVNATKEEEAAEVQKSKLYRPATKFVPVSQHVSSASSAENKKFAFKRKPEEKKKSNLELFKEELKLIQEEREERHKRKKNFPGAVGRGYGDLDLPLSGRSTLYDDLTVPTTTNLYISCISPKMNEELLCKEFGKYGPLASVKIMWPRTDEERCRTSNRAFVAFMTRKDAERALAALDGKVIMGFEMKLGWGKPARIPPQPLYTPVGVRATMPPPSGLPFNAQPRDRFRNDFTKPLAMSKGELDKTLSEAVVKVVIPAERNLLFLIHRMIEFVVREGPVFEAIIMNREKNNPEYRFLFENKSQDHVYYRWKLFSILQGESPTKWKTTDFRMFRGGSLWRPPILNNYSQSGEEKEDRREEDVSPEEEVKKGHLRIEHKQRLETLLKELSPSREDIANAMLFCLERADAAEEVVGLLTESFSLLQTPLQKKIARLYLVSDVLHNSCAKVAGASYYRKYFETKLPQIFGDLNAVHKNIQARLQAEQFKQKVMSCFRAWEDWAIYPEPYLIHLQNIFLGFAKATDEVTETTEDVSSDLDGAPLDGTPIDGLPLDGAPADDLDGCPMGWDPLDGVPVDDIDGVPLGVSIDDIDGMPMEDRNVPLRVPLSKWEKTGDHEICSQVKAESKWDTVVEQDSEDEVNVSVNSQERDDDSESDSSDDSCSTSKYDSADFQSSLRSFQMSESKRKRLRELEVKVMKIQDELESGKRPSKSGMSIQQQVELYRNKLLQKEFEKDEEKNEKPTSKSKDRSKEDRRDKERNKRSDDGDRGRGQSRDPDEHSRKSRSISPLRTRSPKWSKRSRSPSPDRKSGKSRSRSPHRSHKKTKKTKH from the exons ATGGCTGATAAAAAGGGAAAACCTGTCACTCCGATCAAAACACTCacaaagaaagaacaagagGAGCTCAAGAAAAAG gaggaagaaaaagcagcagaagtTTTTGAAGAATTCTTGGCATCTTTTGAGACCAGTGAAAAAAGCGGGGTGAAGACTTTTGTCCGTGGGGGTATCGTGAATGCTACTAAAG aggaggaagcagcTGAGGTCCAGAAAAGTAAGTTGTATCGTCCTGCTACGAAGTTTGTCCCCGTGTCCCAGCATGTCTCTTCAGCATCGTCTGCCGAAAACAAAAAGTTT gcatttaaaagaaaaccagaagaaaagaagaagagtaaTCTTGAACTCTTCAAAGAAGAACTTAAGCT AATACAAGAAGAGCGTGAGGAAAGACATAAGAGGAAGAAAAATTTCCCTGGGGCAGTGGGACGAGGATATGGAGATCTGGACTTACCATTATCAGGACGATCAA CATTATATGATGACTTAACAGTGCCGACCACCACTAACCTCTACATTAGCTGCATTAGTCCAAAG ATGAATGAGGAGCTGCTGTGCAAGGAGTTTGGTAAGTATGGTCCCCTGGCCAGTGTGAAGATTATGTGGCCTCGAACTGATGAAGAGCGCTGCAGGACCTCTAACAGAGCCTTTGTGGCTTTTATGACACGGAAAGATGCAGAGAGAGCGTTGGCCGCACTTGATG GCAAAGTGATTATGGGGTTTGAAATGAAGCTGGGATGGGGAAAACCTGCTCGCATTCCACCTCAGCCTCTATACACGCCAGTGGGAGTGAGGGCCACAATGCCACCCCCGTCTGGGTTGCCTTTCAACGCTCAGCCAAGAGATCGCTTCCGCAATGACTTCACCAAGCCGCTGGCCATGTCCAAAGGGGAGCTTGACAAG ACTCTGTCCGAAGCCGTAGTCAAAGTGGTTATCCCAGCCGAAAG GAATCTTTTATTCCTTATTCACAGGATGATAGAATTTGTGGTGCGTGAAGGCCCCGTGTTCGAAGCCATAATAATGAACAGGGAAAAGAATAATCCAGAGTATAG gttcctttttgaaaacaaaagccAAGATCATGTGTACTATCGTTGGAAACTGTTCTCTATCCTTCAG GGAGAGTCCCCGACAAAGTGGAAGACCACAGATTTTCGGATGTTCCGTGGTGGCTCTTTATGGAGACCCCCCATCCTAAACAACTACTCTCAGAGTGGTGAAGAGAAGGAGGATAGGAGGGAGGAGGATGTTTCCCCTGAGGAGGAGGTAAAGAAAGGGCATCTCCGAATTGA GCACAAACAGAGACTGGAGACACTGCTTAAAGAGCTGAGTCCGAGCAGAGAAGATATTGCCAATGCCATGCTGTTCTGTCTTGAGCGAGCAGATGCAGCAGAGGAAGTAGTGGGACTCCTCACAGaatctttttctttgcttcagACGCCCCTGCAAAAGAAG ATTGCCAGATTGTATCTTGTTTCAGATGTCCTGCACAACTCGTGTGCCAAAGTAGCCGGTGCATCATATTATCGTAAATA ttttgaaacAAAGCTACCACAGATATTTGGAGACCTCAATGCagtacacaaaaacatacaagcCAGGCTGCAGGCTGAGCAGTTTAAG CAAAAGGTCATGAGTTGTTTCCGAGCCTGGGAAGACTGGGCCATATACCCGGAGCCTTATCTCATCCACCTTCAGAACATCTTTCTGGGTTTTGCTAAAGCAACGGATGAGGTTACAGAGACAACAGAG GACGTATCCTCTGATCTCGATGGTGCTCCGTTGGACGGTACACCTATAGATGGGTTACCTCTGGACGGAGCACCGGCGGATGACCTTGACGGCTGCCCCATGGGCTGGGATCCTCTGGATGGAGTCCCAGTCGATGACATAGATGGTGTACCCTTAGGGGTCAGCATTGACGACATTGATGGCATGCCCA tgGAAGACAGAAATGTTCCTCTCAGAGTGCCTTTGTCTAAATGGGAGAAAACAGGAGATCATGAGATTTGTTCTCAAG tcAAGGCAGAGTCAAAATGGGACACTGTGGTGGAGCAAGACAGTGAGGATGAAGTGAATGTAAG TGTCAACTCACAGGAGAGAGATGATGACTCTGAGAGTGACAGTAGTGATGACTCCTGCAGTACGTCCAAATATGACAGTGCAGATTTCCAGAGCTCCCTCAGAAGTTTTCAGATGTCTGAGAGCAAAAGGAAAAGGTTGAGAGAGCTGGAG GTAAAGGTTATGAAGATCCAAGATGAGTTGGAATCGGGCAAGAGGCCGAGCAAGTCCGGAATGAGTATACAACAACAGGTGGAGCTCTACAGAAACAAACTGCTACAGAAG GAGTttgaaaaagatgaagaaaagaatgagaaaccaacatcaaaGTCTAAAGACAGGTCAAAGGAGGACAGAAGGGACAAAGAAAGGAACAAAAGAAGTGATGACGgggacagaggaagaggacagaGTAGAGATCCTGATGAACACAGCCGAAAATCAAGAAGCATCTCTCCTCTAAG GACACGGTCTCCTAAATGGTCCAAACGTTCCCGATCACCATCTCCAGACCGCAAGTCAGGGAAGTCCAGGTCACGGTCACCGCATCGATCACACAAGAAGACAAAGAAGACCAAACATTGA
- the wdr44 gene encoding WD repeat-containing protein 44 yields the protein MASDTSDTEEFYDAAEDVNFTPSPQVSPVKFVIPSPKLSQRSANAAQDVSCGVAASETQQDDSLQIIDSIIEESQKGSDVGEVVQLLDQLHVDVRAEPEPEEENNAQEVPVELPAPADKPQVVEREEEQQESTATNGACFIPASETTDLPGPSAGPQEHVQPPDITSTIGQNQPDGAVAEREQRPADILDQVPVTDRPADSDCSGPKKPPRHFTVEPDIVASTKKPPPSRPPPPSGGPPPRPPPPSWQTLPSKKSQECLRPSGLEVSPASSDGLEPSGLVSPSSTVRSLTKELQHSLDLASATSGDKVVTAQENEDEQASAQSGGQTPGPQRPRSNSGRELTDEEILASVMIKNLDTGEEIPLIQAEEKLPAGINPLTLHIMRRTKEYITNDAAQSDDDDKSQAPLTDTDGGKLKQKTTQFKKFLGKSVKKAKHLAEEYGEKAVNKVKSVRDEVFHTDQDDPSSSDDEGMPYTRPAKFKAAHSFKGPFDFDQIKVVQDLSGEHMGAVWTMKFSHCGRLLATAGQDNVVRIWVLKTAFDYFNNMRLKYNTEGRVSPSPSQESLCSSKSDTDPGASCVPEDPDTDDRNAPFRQVPFCKYKGHTADLLDLSWSKNFFLLSSSMDKTVRLWHISRRECLCCFQHIDFVTAIAFHPRDDRYFLSGSLDGKLRLWNIPDKKVALWNEVDGQTRLITAANFCQNGKYAVIGTYDGRCIFYDTERLKYHTQIHVRSTRGRNKVGRKITGIEPLPGENKILVTSNDSRIRLYDLRDLSLSMKYKGYVNSSSQIKASFSHDYSFIISGSEDKYVYIWSTYHDLSKFTSVRRDRNDFWEGIKAHNAVVTSAIFAPQPGLIVPQEAGTEKPEAECKSLDSTDSETIPSGALKTDHTEVLLSADFTGAIKVFINVKKY from the exons ATGGCGTCAGATACAAGTGACACCGAGGAATTTTATGATGCTGCTGAGGATGTTAATTTTACTCCATCTCCACAAGT GTCGCCTGTAAAGTTTGTCATTCCCTCACCTAAG CTTTCGCAGAGATCAGCAAATGCTGCACAAGATGTGAGCTGTGGAGTGGCTGCATCTGAGACTCAGCAAGATGATTCCTTACAG ATTATTGATAGCATCATTGAGGAGAGTCAAAAAGGAAGTGATGTTGGTGAAGTGGTTCAACTGTTAGATCAACTTCATGTTGATGTAAgagcagaaccagagccagAGGAAGAGAATAATGCTCAGGAAGTTCCTGTAGAGCTACCAGCACCAGCTGACAAACCTCAGGTTGTTGAAAGGGAAGAGGAACAACAGGAAAGCACAGCAACAAATGGAGCATGCTTTATACCTGCCTCTGAAACCACAGATCTCCCGGGGCCATCAGCTGGGCCACAGGAACATGTCCAGCCCCCAGACATCACTAGCACTATTGGACAAAATCAGCCTGATGGGGCTGTTGCAGAAAGGGAACAGAGACCTGCAGATATATTAGATCAGGTCCCAGTCACTGACAGGCCAGCTGACTCAGACTGCTCTGGGCCTAAAAAACCTCCGCGTCACTTCACAGTGGAACCAGACATTGTAGCCAGCACCAAGAAGCCTCCTCCCTCACGCCCTCCCCCTCCCAGTGGAGGTCCTCCACCGAGACCGCCTCCCCCGTCTTGGCAGACTCTACCTTCCAAGAAGTCTCAAGAGTGTCTGAGGCCAAGTGGTCTTGAAG TCAGTCCAGCCAGCAGCGATGGTCTGGAGCCGTCTGGCCTGGTCTCTCCTAGCAGCACAGTGAGGAGTCTAACCAAAGAGCTGCAGCATTCCTTGGATTTGGCCAGTGCCACAAGTGGGGACAAGGTGGTGACAGCACAG gaGAATGAGGATGAACAGGCCTCAGCTCAGAGTGGAGGACAAACTCCAGGTCCTCAGCGTCCCCGTTCCAATTCTGGTAGAGAGCTTACAGATGAA GAAATCCTGGCCAGTGTAATGATCAAAAATCTAGATACTGGGGAAGAGATCCCTCTAATCCAGGCAGAAGAGAAACTTCCTGCTGGGATCAACCCCCTCACTCTGCACATCATGAGGAGGACCAAGGAGTACATTAC GAATGATGCAGCACAATCAGATGACGATGACAAGTCTCAGGCTCCACTGACGGACACAGATGGAGGaaagctgaaacagaaaac AACCCAGTTTAAAAAATTCCTGGGAAAATCTGTGAAAAAGGCCAAGCATCTGGCTGAGGAGTATGGAGAGAAGGCAGTCAACAAAGTGAAAAGTGTGCGTGATGAAG TGTTCCATACAGATCAGGACGATCCATCATCTAGTGACGATGAGGGCATGCCCTACACCAGGCCTGCCAAGTTTAAGGCAGCACACAGTTTCAAGGGTCCTTTTGATTTTGATCAGATCAAGGTTGTGCAGGACCTGAGTGGAGAACATATG GGAGCTGTTTGGACGATGAAGTTCTCTCACTGTGGGAGGCTGCTGGCAACCGCAGGCCAAGATAATGTGGTTCGCATCTGGGTCTTGAAGACTGCCTTTGATTATTTCAATAACATGAGATTAAAGTACAACACTGAAG GTCGAGTTTCACCTTCTCCTTCCCAGGAAAGTTTATGCTCGTCTAAATCTGACACGGATCCCGGG GCAAGTTGTGTTCCAGAGGACCCAGACACAGATGATAGGAATGCTCCTTTCCGTCAAGTCCCTTTCTGCAAGTACAAAGGTCACACAGCTGATCTGTTGGACTTGTCCTGGTCTAAG AACTTCTTCCTGCTCTCCTCTTCCATGGATAAAACAGTCCGACTCTGGCACATATCCAGGAGAGAgtgtctctgctgctttcagCACATTGATTTTGTCACAGCCATTGCTTTCCATCCCAGA GACGACCGATACTTTTTGAGCGGCTCACTGGATGGAAAGCTGCGGCTGTGGAACATTCCAGACAAGAAGGTGGCGCTGTGGAATGAGGTGGATGGCCAAACAAGGCTCATCACTGCTGCCAACTTCTGTCAAAATGGGAAGTATGCGGTCATTGGCACCTATGATGGAAGATGCATCTTCTATGACACAGAG CGTCTGAAATACCACACACAAATTCATGTGAGGTCCACCAGAGGCAGGAACAAAGTTGGACGCAAGATCACTGGCATTGAACCTCTACCTGGAGAGAATAAG ATTTTGGTGACCTCAAACGATTCTCGCATTCGCCTTTATGACCTGAGGGACTTGTCTCTATCCATGAAATACAAGGGTTAtgtgaacagcagcagccagatcAAGGCAAGCTTCAG CCATGACTATTCCTTCATAATCAGTGGCTCAGAGGATAAGTACGTGTACATCTGGAGCACTTACCACGACCTGAGCAAGTTCACATCTGTACGACGAGACCGCAATGATTTCTGGGAAGGGATTAAAG CACACAATGCCGTGGTCACCTCAGCCATTTTTGCGCCTCAACCAGGCCTTATTGTTCCACAAGAAGCTGGGACGGAGAAGCCAGAAGCAGAGTGTAAGAGCCTGGACTCCACAGATTCTGAAACAATACCCTCAG GAGCCCTAAAGACAGATCACACAGAGGTTCTTCTCTCTGCTGACTTCACTGGAGCCATCAAGGTTTTCATCAATGTAAAAAAGTACTGA